The nucleotide sequence AATACTTACAGGCAACATTATGAGTCGAATTAGTATTAAAGAAGTTTGAATAATCCCATTCACTGTtggtttttcttttaaaaactgTCTAGCAATTATTGTACCAGTATGACCATTCGCTAAACTGTGAATGACAAATTCTTGAACAGAACTTTTAATTCGCCCTTTGGCGAAGGGGTCAAATGTGTATTCAAATGTGTAACACATTGGAACACGTAAAGAATTACAATATGAGTGACCCTCACATTACattgcacacatacatacatatacatgtacattgtatttaggTCAGTACCGCCTTCCAGTGAAAGTTAAACATGGCGAAAGGAGACGCCTATGTTGAGTGTGACGGCCCAGCGAACTCCGAAAAGCAAAGAAATGGAATGTTCGTCAAGTATTCAACACTCTTTATCGCCGTTTTCTTGATCTTGGTGTTATTCGTCGTCGTTATAATAATGGTGTACTTTCTTCATCCGGGCTGGGGTTCGTCAACACTGTCTCCGAGTCCGACACGGCCTGTTGGTCCTTACGATGGCCTTCCAACTGTACAACCACATACACGGAAACCATTCGAAGGTAGATTACCGGACACTCTCAAACCAACCAACTACAAAATTAAGATCCAGCCATATATGGACGAAGAGGACGGCGATAAACGGTTCTTATTTGACGGGGAAGTTGATATTTCTATGAACTGTGAGAAATCGACcaatgtcattacattacatgcacTGAATCTAAACATTGATGAAGACACGGTGAGAGTCAATGAAATCGACACCAATGAAGACATAGGTGTGAAGGATATATCCACGGATGAGGAATACAATTTCTTTATCGTAAAAACTGAGAAGAAATTGCAGAGTGGCAAGAAATATAAGATTTCTATGAACTACGTTGGAATTCTAAATAATACAGACATTGTTGCACTTTATCTGAATACCTATCAAGTTGGAAACGAGACAAGGTAAGGTAATACCGTACATTGCTGCTTATCCTACGGATATCTAGACACGGGAATACAGTAACCAATATATGTCATAACTAGAGACTGTATACCACTGCTCTGTCGACAATAATTTTTTGTCAAAGTAACCCGAATAGCTTCAAAGAATTCCAAAGGCCAACCTCAAGGCCAGAATTCATAAAAGGCAAACACGCGTGTCCTTCAGTTTAAGTTGACATTTTTTGTGTCAAATTGAAAGGAAATCAAATCATGTCGCTCGTACACACACACCTCTAAACTTTTTAAGCGCATCCAGCACATtatagtatgtgtattttagGAAAAGGCTTTACCATGTCTGTGTTCAAGTATAACCTGACTGGGAAAGCGTCGACAGTTCCACAATGACGTGGTATTGAGCGTACTAACATCAGTGTCCAAACAATGAAATGGAATTCTGTAGAAAAGGGTTTGTCTATGTGTGTTCATCCGAGTAAAAAACATCGCTGAGCCAAAAACAGTACAACCTTCATTGTATGCAGTTGtcaacaatattttatattccATAACTCTATGTTGTGTTGAagtcaacaaacaaataaaacctGGTTACGGATCATGTAAATGGACACTtcacaccatacatgtatgtactcaaGCTACACTAATTAAACGAACGCAAATGCATAGCAAAGTCAGTGGAATTCGTCCTACTTTTCAGTTCCATATACCTTGAAATTACAAATGATTAAAGTCGGGGAAAGTAGGAATAACATTTCACATTATACGCAGGTCGCCACAGCCATTCAAAATGTAAAGTTTTAGAACACTTGCATTTGTATTCACCGTATTGGCGACGTAGTTGCATGGCACCACCTCTCACGTTTCATATACCGTTCGAGTTgtgtatcaaatgaaatatagcCTTGCCTACAAGATTGTCTTGTTTGATCAAGCATAAACTTTTGAATCATGATGGCATGACACTGCAATATACGGAAAGTCATATTTGActatgtctttccaccggggtaaatcttgagcagagttccacctttgacttaatttacaccggtgatctctcacctggggctgtagacagtcagAAGTGGTACTGTGTCTCTGTAGCTGTGTACGGATACATAGTCCTCGCCTCAAATCCATACCAGTATactatctcagaccactaactttttagtggtctgagatactaTGTAAAATCTCACTTGCCCAGCTATATAGTACAAATGCATTATGTTTGCCTTATTTCTAAGGCATGCGCATGAAGTGTGCTCGTGCGGTAAAGCCACACGAAGGGGATGACGTAAGCCAGATACTCTCCGTCTGCCTGTGGCGGAATACATGGTACACTATTACAGTGTAGTGACAGTGTCAAAAGAATTGTATATGACACAAATATCAGAAGTAAATATTGCCAGGATCGTAATAACTCGAGATTCTTTAATATGTTTATCTGGTGTGGGCCACTTATCTAGACCAAGGCCGAGTTCAGTGAAAAAATGCAGTTATTCTTTACCCTGTCTCATGCCTATACACCCTGGTTATGTCAAATGCcaataaattaatttgtaaagTGATAAATTTAAGAAATGTCATTTAATGAAACAATTCCAAGATAAGTTCAATTTCAAGTTTGGTTTAATGTTTCTTGGTCAAActtgttattttacatgtatattctactGTGTTTTTTTGGTCATAGGTATGTTGTGGCCAGTCAACTAGAACATGTGTTTAGCCGTCGAGTATTTCCATCGTTCGATGAACCAGCAATGAAAGCTACCTTCGATATCATCATCAAACATCGAACCATCAGATCAGCTTTGTCAAATATGCCGGTAATCAGGAACGAGACTGACGGTGACTGGAACACTGCGTACTTTGACACTACTCCAATTATGTCCAATTATTTGGTGGCTGTAGTTGTATCGGACTTTGTTTATAAAGAAAAGACAACGAAGAATGGAGTTAAGGTAAATACACATTTAGACTTTTGTTGGTGATTTGATCGACGTTACAGCGATGAATCACATTGATTGAACAATCTAGTTAGCTTTTCAATAAATAAGATATCTTCGTCCTTTCCCGAAATTTTGACAAAGAAGCAATATTATTTTAGTTTCCCGTTGATTTTCCACATCGTATAAAAGCGGATAGTTtaaatgtagtgtagtgtagtgtagtgtagtgtagtgtagtgtagtgtagtgtagtgtagtgtagtgtagtgtggtgtggtgtggtgtagtgtagtgtagtgtaatgtagtgcagtgcagtgcagtgcagtgtagtgtagtgtagtgtagtgtagtgtagtgtagtgtagtaaagcgtagtgtagtgcagtgtaatgttacagtagtaaAGTGTAGTGTAGTGGGATGCGGTGcggtgcagtgcagtgcagtgcagtgcagtgtagtgcagtaTTGTGCAATGCAGtgtaatgttacagtagtaaagtatagtatagtgtagtgtgaTGCGGCGCAGTGCattgtagtgcagtgcagttaCAACTATTACACATCTAACTGTATTATCCACTATGCAGTAACGAAACACGCTATAAAGTTTTCAATATACGAAGAAAAAGGAAtcgattttaaaaaatacatacaacGCATCAAACGTTGCCAATATTTATGACACATTTCTTTGTTCTAGTTTCGTCTATGGTCAAGACAAGAAGTGATAGATACTGTCGATTTCAGCATGGACTTTGGTATCAAAACAATAGAACATTTTGAAGAACTGTGGAATATATCATTTCCTATGCCAAAACTAGGTAGGCGTGGTTTATTGTTACAATACCACACCATACTGCTGTATGTCAAGTATTCCGTAGATAGTAGGTTTACATGACGCATATATCTCAATGATTGGTAAACAGTATAACAACTCCGTGGGAAAGAACTGAAGTGAAAAGATTCGAGTTCTTTTAGACGATATCTAGCATAAGCATGaatttttcaatatatatcGTGTCCTTCAAATGATTCAGCGAACAATTTTTACactcttttctttttttaacagACATGGTTGCGCTGTCTGTTTTCAAATTTGGAGCAATGGAGAACTGGGGGTTGATCCTCTATCAAGAAGCTTACATGCTGTATGACAAAGATGTTCACACACCAGTTCGAGCCCAAAACGTTGCTAGACTTGTGGCTCACGAGCTTGTGCATATGgtaagagacagacagacaaacaaacaaacaaacaaacaaacaaacaaacacacaaacaaacagactaaATGAACAGACACGTAAACTATATAGAGACAGGCAGGAGAACCAATACACATGGGTATAGGTTGATACATATAGATGGACACTTGACACCTCGTTATAGCTCCACATATGATACACAGCAAATAATCAAAATTTACCACCAATATACTCCATCACGGTATacttacataatacataataataataatgttggtttctttcccactctgtgctcaaagcgctttacaattattacccctggctcgggtcagaatggcacaacggccctttagtcttcctcaactccccggggagcatacaatccattgcagccattatatttaagcgcataggattaaagccttcacattgcaacctacatcctaccaggtccccagttatacagctgggttgactgaggcacagtcgtggttcaaatcttgcccaaggactttagccactcagaaacaaacagcaggcagcgacggggctcgaacctgcaacctgtagattccaagccggtcacgctagccattcacccatcatgactccatatgTAGTGAATGGTAAAATATAAAAGAGTCAAACCCATCTTCCCCACCgtgttattttgttttgcaGTGGTATGGTAATTGGGTGACCATGGCGTGGTGGAGCGATACGTGGTTAAACGAAGGTTTCGCAAGGCATTTCCAATATGTCGCCATCGAGCACGCCTTACCAGAGTGGGATGTtgtaagtgtttgtatatattctaATGATATCATATTTGGTTGATTAGCTTTATTTACGTGTGAGTTACTTGCATATTGCACGTACTATGAAAATCACGTGACCTGAAACAAAAAAGTCTGGTTACACATGTAGGCGTTCAGAGACTAACTactgtaaatattgaatgaaacTATTGGTGGTCTTAAGATTGCTTccttgattggttgattgattgattgattgattgattgattgattgattgattgattaaaagaGATTAATTTAAACTGCAAACTCTGTCCTCTTTTAGTACGACCAGTTTTACCAGGACGCTGTCACATTCAAATCATTCAACGTTGATGCTAGCAGTGATTCGCATCCCACAGTACAGGATGTAGGGTGGTACAACGAACTGTGGGGTCAGTTCGATACCAGAATTTATGAAAGGGTGAGTAACCCAAAGGAACACACTCCTATTTCTGTCATATGtctgtaatacaaatgtacctcactcttgtaaaaaaataaatgtagtgAATGTGAAGTAGCACAAGACATTAAGGGTAGACATGACAAGACATCTCAGAGCAACATAGCACTACACAACATAGCACAAAAcgacacagcacagcacagtacagtacaacacaacacaacacaacacaacacaacacaacacaacacagcacagcacaatgcaatgcaacacaacgcaacacatgacaagacaagacaagacaagacaagacaagacaagacaacacaacacaacacgactcAAAGAGTCAATGCTATAGAGCATGTAATAGCTCGGACAGCACACTTTAAGATCGACAGTAGTCTTACGTAGAAACAACACACAGATAATTACTTCATACCAGTTTTAATTCCAGGCTATGTTACTGTTTACTCTCGAAATTAGCCAgtatattgaaatgttattttccaGGGTTCCcagatgatcatgatgatgcgTAGTTTCCTAGGAGACAACGTCCTGTTCGAGGGATTCAGAAATTACCTTAGGAAGAACAGTTACAGCAATGCATACACAGATGATTTATGGACTGCACTGACCGAGGTACttgtatatacatactgtaGACTTTGATTCGTTTCTCTATAATGAATCATGTAAGATTGtaactcatgtacatgtacttgtcattCGGTGATCAAGACACATTACAATGTACCGTGTGTCTGTCATAGACCGTTATGTCTCAAGGCACTTTTCGCTGTACTGACCTTGTTATTTCAGAAACCAAAAAAACGAGTATGGCAAAAATTAGTCAATAGTCTTTTTGAGCcatatttcattgtataattCGCATAGTTATTTTTATACTATACCCAGCCTCGTCTATCATTTATCACCGCTATACCTTgtatcaatttttttctctcgatATTGTCATTCTTCAGACTGCCGTTGCATCCGATGTCAATATTGATATGAAAGAAGTGATGGATCCATGGCTGTTACAACTTGGGTTTCCAGTGgttactatcacacgtaaagaTGATACTACGGCAATGATTGAACAG is from Glandiceps talaboti chromosome 1, keGlaTala1.1, whole genome shotgun sequence and encodes:
- the LOC144438499 gene encoding aminopeptidase N-like, encoding MAKGDAYVECDGPANSEKQRNGMFVKYSTLFIAVFLILVLFVVVIIMVYFLHPGWGSSTLSPSPTRPVGPYDGLPTVQPHTRKPFEGRLPDTLKPTNYKIKIQPYMDEEDGDKRFLFDGEVDISMNCEKSTNVITLHALNLNIDEDTVRVNEIDTNEDIGVKDISTDEEYNFFIVKTEKKLQSGKKYKISMNYVGILNNTDIVALYLNTYQVGNETRYVVASQLEHVFSRRVFPSFDEPAMKATFDIIIKHRTIRSALSNMPVIRNETDGDWNTAYFDTTPIMSNYLVAVVVSDFVYKEKTTKNGVKFRLWSRQEVIDTVDFSMDFGIKTIEHFEELWNISFPMPKLDMVALSVFKFGAMENWGLILYQEAYMLYDKDVHTPVRAQNVARLVAHELVHMWYGNWVTMAWWSDTWLNEGFARHFQYVAIEHALPEWDVYDQFYQDAVTFKSFNVDASSDSHPTVQDVGWYNELWGQFDTRIYERGSQMIMMMRSFLGDNVLFEGFRNYLRKNSYSNAYTDDLWTALTETAVASDVNIDMKEVMDPWLLQLGFPVVTITRKDDTTAMIEQKMFVLDSEDEIPDAPGGLDYIWYIPLTYVHGGESLTPGNVPSLTWMNKILTGTIDLNGATADDWVLGNIYQHGYYRVNYDIDNWEKLISQLGTDHEKIPIQNRAALIDDVFNLARSGDVDVVLAFQVADYLRNEDNYSPWKALISNLRYVRNMLEKTPSYGYLEIYGQELVRPIYKKYGWNFTAADSDLENNDNYHHKIEAIKLSCDFNDEDCVQEAKDAYSDWMADMENNGIPQDIRAAAMCTAIRHGGQDEWRFAYKELQNTMDHALQDDITSALACTQDVWLLQRYLSDYYQLYLNQFIAEGDSAIPTTVTTVEESFDLFKIIKKVRDQSAIGYLVADEFLMHNFDDLRERDAGGSTIFPLVWEQADRLNSKFQHNQLEDFARKYNDMPEDQVNGFYKAQRKVKSNIRWMDKNYGKLGKWLKEKTSL